A stretch of Tripterygium wilfordii isolate XIE 37 chromosome 11, ASM1340144v1, whole genome shotgun sequence DNA encodes these proteins:
- the LOC120009841 gene encoding transcription factor MYB93-like: MGRPPCCDENGLKKGPWTPEEDQKLVQYIQKHGHGSWRALPKLADLNRCGKSCRLRWTNYLRPDIKRGKFSQEEEQTILHLHSILGNKWSAIATHLPGRTDNEIKNFWNTHLKKKLIQMGFDPMTHQPRTDLFSSLPHLMALANLSDLMENHPLLRAEAHVARLQYLQYIFQSATNSVTNTSFCQGGMTDMEVLELLNSIKQNQSVMQMEDQPSSSISIGNINGGADQPLHHHQNISPPLSHFSNPQQVAFQTSLIMTNGIIDQTNSIMADHNLSDAPIWVNLPSPTDPSVPPSMTETPPLMNNLAGDASTTTTSSYGGESTSSLCWNQFSFEDSILQELL; the protein is encoded by the exons atgGGAAGGCCTCCTTGTTGTGATGAGAATGGTCTCAAGAAAGGGCCTTGGACTCCTGAAGAAGATCAAAAGCTTGTCCAATACATCCAAAAGCATGGCCATGGAAGTTGGAGAGCTCTCCCTAAGCTTGCAg ATCTTAACAGATGTGGGAAGAGCTGTAGATTAAGGTGGACAAATTACTTAAGGCCTGATATCAAGAGAGGCAAATTCTctcaagaagaagaacaaacaaTTCTCCACCTCCACTCCATCCTTGGCAACAA ATGGTCAGCAATAGCAACCCACCTACCGGGACGAACCGACAACGAAATCAAGAACTTCTGGAATACCCACTTGAAGAAGAAGCTGATTCAGATGGGTTTTGATCCCATGACCCACCAACCAAGAACTGACCTTTTTTCCAGCCTTCCTCATCTTATGGCCTTGGCTAACCTAAGTGACTTGATGGAGAATCACCCATT ATTACGAGCGGAGGCTCACGTGGCTAGGCTTCAGTACTTGCAATATATTTTCCAATCTGCAACTAATTCAGTGACCAACACATCATTTTGTCAAGGTGGGATGACAGACATGGAGGTtctggaactactcaactcaatcaaacaaaaccaatcagTAATGCAAATGGAGGACCAGCCCTCCTCCTCAATTTCCATAGGAAATATTAATGGTGGTGCAGATCAACCACTCCACCACCATCAAAACATAAGTCCTCCTTTATCCCACTTTTCAAACCCACAACAAGTCGCTTTCCAAACATCTCTGATCATGACTAATGGGATCATTGACCAAACTAATAGTATTATGGCAGATCATAACCTATCTGATGCTCCTATATGGGTTAATCTTCCATCTCCTACTGATCCTTCTGTGCCTCCATCGATGACCGAAACACCACCACTGATGAACAATCTGGCCGGCGATGCTAGCACTACTACTACTTCTAGCTATGGTGGAGAGAGTACTTCTTCTTTGTGTTggaatcaattttcttttgaagaTTCTATTTTGCAAGAGCTTTTGTAG